A single genomic interval of Ischnura elegans chromosome 3, ioIscEleg1.1, whole genome shotgun sequence harbors:
- the LOC124155050 gene encoding uncharacterized protein LOC124155050 — MRRSKGYTADQVVRILEQLQDVPEDCSEAEDDPVVVYDGGVDAEEDSEESLTEDSSEDTGNEGEEYVPYQPPTTRTLRRVRGPQIQPPMDQVASTVPARGMGSPWNCPGPLPWCSGPSRTWGWRCCSRTC; from the exons ATGCGTCGGTCAAAGGGATACACCGCAGACCAGGTCGTTCGTATTCTCGAGCAACTTCAGGATGTGCCTGAGGATTGCTCTGAGGCGGAGGATGATCCTGTTGTAGTGTATGACGGCGGCGTTGACGCCGAGGAAGACAGTGAAGAGTCCTTGACTGAAGATTCAAGCGAAGACACTG GTAATGAAGGTGAGGAGTACGTTCCCTATCAGCCGCCAACCACCCGCACACTACGACGTGTACGTGGTCCCCAAATACAGCCTCCCATGGACCAAGTCGCGTCCACAGTTCCTGCTCGAGGGATGGGGTCGCCCTGGAACTGCCCAGGGCCTCTGCCGTGGTGCTCGGGGCCATCGAGGACGTGGGGGTGGCGATGCTGTAGTCGCACCTGCTGA